A single Paenibacillus sp. FSL R5-0517 DNA region contains:
- a CDS encoding response regulator, producing the protein MKVLIVEDSIFVQKLVRKLIMDHTTDCEIQIASNGEQGYNLYQTFKPDLIITDLLMPGLNGQEMLRMIREIDRDVHIIILSADIQKATREEVESLGISGFLNKPLTVDKANTLVELIRVTNHAE; encoded by the coding sequence ATGAAAGTACTAATTGTGGAAGACTCCATCTTTGTACAGAAATTGGTCCGGAAGCTAATTATGGATCATACTACGGATTGCGAGATTCAGATTGCAAGCAATGGAGAGCAAGGATATAACTTATATCAGACATTCAAGCCTGATCTTATCATAACGGATCTGCTAATGCCTGGTTTGAATGGACAAGAAATGCTTCGTATGATTCGGGAAATCGATCGGGATGTACATATTATTATTTTATCCGCGGATATTCAGAAGGCGACACGTGAAGAAGTAGAGAGTCTGGGAATCTCAGGCTTTTTAAATAAGCCCTTAACTGTTGATAAAGCAAATACGTTGGTTGAATTAATTCGGGTGACCAATCATGCTGAATGA
- a CDS encoding chemotaxis protein CheC, with product MLNELQKDLLTELVNVYVGQAANMLSEIVDRHIVLNIPDVELISFSDVDRKDRRYNIFFNEGHLFRSSLQFGYEFQGKAFLMFPAEQAKILANMCLGELTETIPENFRLMDTDLDVLKEVSNVLLNAIIGEFGNFLELKLEYVLPDIELIHGTHSDPEILLQNEVYVLVLHTSFLLAETDVKGIIIIALSMSSISILLDKIDALLGAGHE from the coding sequence ATGCTGAATGAATTGCAGAAGGATTTGCTTACTGAACTTGTGAACGTATACGTGGGACAAGCTGCCAATATGTTATCAGAGATTGTTGACAGGCATATTGTATTGAACATTCCTGATGTAGAACTGATTTCTTTCTCCGATGTTGATCGGAAAGATCGGAGATATAACATTTTTTTCAATGAAGGGCATCTATTCAGGTCTTCTCTTCAATTTGGCTATGAGTTTCAAGGAAAAGCTTTTTTGATGTTTCCCGCTGAGCAGGCTAAAATCCTGGCAAATATGTGTCTTGGGGAGCTCACTGAGACCATACCTGAAAACTTCCGCTTGATGGATACCGATCTGGATGTGTTGAAAGAAGTCAGCAATGTCCTTCTCAATGCCATCATTGGAGAATTTGGCAATTTCCTTGAGTTAAAACTCGAATATGTACTGCCGGATATTGAATTAATTCATGGCACTCACTCTGATCCGGAAATACTGCTTCAAAACGAAGTATATGTACTTGTTCTCCATACATCGTTTTTGCTCGCCGAAACGGACGTGAAAGGAATAATTATTATTGCGTTAAGTATGAGCTCCATCTCCATTTTGCTAGACAAAATTGATGCATTGCTAGGAGCTGGCCATGAATAA
- a CDS encoding carbohydrate ABC transporter permease, whose translation MGINKSRLEPIVFHTLNGILMIAIAIVTLYPFVNTLAVSFNAGNDTIRGGIYLWPRVWTDQNYRAVFAGGTIFSAFGISVARTVLGTVLSLFLTSMLAYTLSRKDYILRKPITIIVVLTMYFSAGLIPTYFLMKDLHLLNNFLVYIIPGLISAFNMIVIRTYIQTLPEGLIESAKIDGAGDFRTFMSIILPLCQPVLATVALFIAVGQWNSWFDTFLYASSKQNLSTLQYELMKLLSSSMNSNSSAAVANGADLGAARNMVTPVSIRAAITIVAALPILVVYPFLQKYFVHGLQLGGVKE comes from the coding sequence ATGGGAATCAATAAATCTCGGCTTGAACCGATTGTCTTCCATACGTTAAATGGTATACTGATGATAGCAATCGCGATTGTTACCCTGTATCCGTTTGTGAATACACTCGCCGTATCGTTCAATGCCGGTAATGACACCATCCGGGGTGGGATTTATCTGTGGCCTCGGGTATGGACAGATCAAAACTACAGAGCAGTATTTGCAGGAGGAACCATTTTCAGCGCCTTTGGTATATCTGTGGCGAGAACGGTTTTGGGGACAGTATTAAGTCTATTCTTAACCTCCATGCTGGCTTACACATTAAGCCGAAAAGACTATATATTACGAAAGCCCATTACCATTATTGTTGTTCTTACGATGTACTTTAGTGCAGGTCTTATTCCAACGTACTTCCTAATGAAAGATTTGCATTTGTTAAACAACTTTCTGGTGTACATTATCCCTGGGTTGATCAGTGCTTTTAATATGATCGTTATTCGAACCTATATCCAGACACTACCTGAGGGACTGATCGAATCTGCCAAAATTGATGGTGCTGGAGATTTCAGAACGTTCATGTCCATTATTCTACCGCTGTGCCAACCAGTGTTGGCTACGGTTGCACTGTTCATTGCAGTCGGCCAGTGGAACTCTTGGTTCGATACGTTCCTCTATGCTTCTTCCAAACAAAACCTGAGTACGCTGCAATATGAGTTGATGAAACTATTATCTTCTTCCATGAATTCCAACAGCAGTGCAGCCGTTGCCAATGGGGCAGATCTTGGCGCTGCGCGCAACATGGTCACTCCAGTATCTATTCGGGCAGCCATTACAATTGTTGCCGCATTGCCGATCTTGGTTGTATATCCATTTTTGCAGAAGTATTTCGTTCATGGCTTGCAGCTTGGCGGGGTAAAAGAGTAA
- a CDS encoding sensor domain-containing diguanylate cyclase: MNNLLSQALKKANIGMLIVDRQLKVVLWNGWLERFTGKNAEEVIGLNLLEVCPRFKSSMYQNILQNALYHGQSRFCSSALHKAFILPREGEDEYIFRQNMHVEPLYLEDHSYALIQITDMTNTNTRVYKLKNLIKELETEYTTIKKSARMSKHLSLHDVLTGLPNRLAYNDRLAWSISNAQRHDSKLAVMFVDADGFKQVNDTYGHDVGDQVLMEMAKRFRETIPSTDMVARLGGDEFTILSHLQNDQEAITIAKKLDAAFSTHFKIAGNHINLSISIGISLFPTHGQEPSELLRYADQAMYTIKKNGKNGYGIYEPEHVEEF; the protein is encoded by the coding sequence ATGAATAATCTTCTATCACAAGCACTGAAAAAAGCCAATATAGGCATGCTCATTGTCGATAGACAATTGAAAGTTGTTCTTTGGAATGGCTGGTTGGAACGCTTTACTGGCAAAAATGCGGAAGAGGTTATAGGACTGAATCTGCTTGAAGTCTGCCCACGGTTTAAGTCGAGTATGTATCAGAATATTTTGCAAAATGCGCTGTATCACGGTCAGAGCAGATTTTGCTCAAGCGCTTTACATAAGGCATTCATTCTCCCGAGGGAAGGCGAGGATGAATATATATTCAGACAAAATATGCACGTGGAGCCACTCTATCTGGAAGATCACAGTTATGCCCTTATTCAGATTACTGACATGACGAATACAAATACCCGTGTGTATAAACTTAAAAATCTGATTAAAGAACTTGAGACGGAATATACCACAATTAAAAAGTCCGCGAGAATGAGCAAACATCTGTCTTTGCATGATGTGCTTACTGGTCTGCCTAATCGTCTTGCTTATAATGACCGTCTTGCCTGGTCAATTAGCAATGCGCAAAGACACGATAGCAAACTTGCTGTCATGTTTGTGGATGCCGATGGATTCAAGCAAGTGAATGATACATATGGACACGATGTTGGGGATCAAGTGTTGATGGAGATGGCAAAACGTTTCAGAGAAACGATCCCGAGCACAGACATGGTGGCCCGGCTCGGCGGGGATGAATTCACTATCTTAAGCCATCTACAGAATGATCAAGAGGCTATAACAATTGCCAAAAAGTTGGATGCTGCATTCAGTACGCATTTTAAAATTGCTGGAAACCATATTAATCTATCCATAAGTATAGGCATTAGCCTGTTTCCAACCCATGGACAAGAGCCTTCTGAACTTCTAAGATATGCCGATCAAGCCATGTACACGATTAAAAAGAATGGCAAAAATGGTTACGGAATCTATGAACCTGAACATGTTGAAGAATTCTAA